A single region of the Vicia villosa cultivar HV-30 ecotype Madison, WI linkage group LG4, Vvil1.0, whole genome shotgun sequence genome encodes:
- the LOC131597106 gene encoding uncharacterized protein LOC131597106 codes for MAPPLKTGSRNISYTFLNPNLDSLECLVKKITPDETTRFREKYGYILSLLKMPFTKYEQEGVHTLLQFYNPSLRCFTFPDYLLIPTLEEYSLFLGVPIKKGEVPYYSTMEAPTSIEISKALYLSKSVVDANLSEKGRCQGFHMEFLVKRGCDAAEAKEWDTFRAILALSIYGILMFPNVPDFVDMSAIHLFILQNPVPTLLGDVYHSVHQKNRQKKGLVRCFAPLLYRWFRSHLPERGAFVDSRHTSKWAERIMGLRAKDIVWYNRSLEDKEVIMSCGKFNNVPLMGIRGGINYNPVLARRTYGYAFVNPPEQSEIAENIFYHVVTDNGQMAEAVQAWKNICWRDKKHFGQRDCATYEDYTKWVETVANTQGMPFPIKDPLYPPVGAQPNIVSMPRYNQTLKMREIELEELYAKGSTSQKRPRMVVDPKSSKIQEREIKEHYEDQLAELTKRLQIRTDIAKSEKARRKKADKLLLDRQNTIEKCYEEIRKLKGQIREKDQENVQVQEEARYWENHHQSCWMGFLFPFSVLLAHESRIFCTSNMVVELMDYGCLSRLRFVISHYLVVLVRDKAENS; via the exons ATGGCTCCTCCATTGAAGACTGGTAGTCGCAACATCTCTTACACATTTCTAAATCCGAATCTGGATTCTCTCGAATGTTTGGTTAAGAAGATCACGCCGGATGAAACAACCAGGTTCCGTGAAAAGTATGGGTATATTCTGAGTCTCctcaagatgccgttcaccaaATATGAGCAAGAAGGAGTTCATACCTTGCTTCAGTTCTACAACCCTTCTCTCCGTTGCTTCACGTTCCCTGACTACCTTTTGATTCCCACATTGGAAGAATATTCTCTTTTCCTTGGTGTTCCGATCAAGAAGGGGGAAGTTCCGTACTATAGCACCATGGAGGCTCCCACTTCTATTGAAATCTccaaggctctttatttgagcaagtcagtTGTTGATGCAAATCTCTCCGAGAAAGGAAGATGTCAGGGTTTTCATATGGAGTTCCTGGTCAAAAGAGGGTGTGATGCTGCTGAAGCGAAAGAATGGGACACTTTTAGGGCTATCCTGGCTCTAAGTATCTATGGTATCCTAATGTTTCCGAACGTGCCTGATTTTGTTGACATGAGTGCAATCCATTTGTTCATTCTACAGAATCCTGTTCCTACACTCTTGGGGGATGTTTATCATTCAGTTCATCAAAAGAACCGtcaaaagaagggtttggtcagATGTTTTGCTCCTTTGCTATACCGTTGGTTCAGATCACATTTGCCTGAACGTGGAGCTTTCGTCGATAGTAGGCACACCTCTAAATGGGCTGAAAGGATTATGGGACTTAGAGCCAAAGACATTGTATGGTATAACAGATCTTTGGAAGACAAGGAGGTTATCATGAGTTGTGGAAAGTTCAATAATGTGCCCCTCATGGGTATTAGAGGTGGGATCAATTATAATCCCGTCTTGGCTAGGAGAACTTATGGATATGCTTTCGTCAATCCTCCTGAGCAATCTGAGATAGCTGAGAACATTTTCTATCATGTGGTCACCGACAATGGACAGATGGCAGAAGCTGTACAAGCCTGGAAGAACATTTGTTGGAGAGACAAGAAGCATTTTGGTCAAAGGGACTGTGCGACTTATGAAGACTATACTAAGTGGGTCGAAACTGTGGCTAATACCCAAGGGATGCCTTTCCCTATTAAGGATCCTTTGTACCCTCCTGTTGGCGCACAACCCAACATTGTCTCCATGCCTCGTTATAATCAGACT ctgaaaatgagagaaatagagcttgaagagTTGTATGCCAAGGGAAGCACTTCTCAGAAGAGGCCGAGAATGGTTGTCGATCCCAAGTCCTCTAAAATTCAAGAGAGGGAGATCAAAGAGCATTATGAGGATCAGTTGGCGGAATTGACGAAGAGGCTCCAAATCCGAACTGATATAGCCAAATCAGAGAAAGCCCGTCGAAAGAAAGCAGACAAGCTCTTGTTGGATCGCCAGAATACCATAGAGAAGTGTTATGAAGAGATCCGAAAGCTGAAAGGCCAGATAAGAGAAAAAGACCAAGAAAATGTCCAAGTTCAAGAGGAAGCTAGATATTGGGAG AATCACCACCAgtcttgttggatggggttcttATTTCCATTTTCTGTATTGTTGGCTCATGAGAGCAGGATATTTTGTACTTCAAACATGGTTGTGGAATTAATGGATTATGGTTGTTTATCTCGGTTGCGCTTTGTTATTTCTCATTATCTTGTAGTGCTGGTTCGAGACAAAGCCGAAAATTCTTGA